DNA sequence from the Bradyrhizobium sp. CIAT3101 genome:
TGGCACCGCGATATGGCGCAAAATGACGGCAGCCGACGTGCAATATTGCGTGCTGCCGATCTCGCACATCGTCGGCATTTCGCTGCTGACGATGACGCTGATGGTCGGCGCGACCGTGCGCCTGGTTGCCAAATATGATCCCGCCGCGCTGGTGAAGGCGATGGCTGATGAGGGCATCACCATCCTCAACGGCGTGCCCGCCACCTATCAGCGTCTGATCGAATATCGTCGCAATGCCGGCCTGCCGAAGCTCGATCGCGGCGCGCTGCGCCTGATCGCGGTCGCCGGCGCGCCGCTCGATCTCGACCTCAAATCGCGGGTCGAGCAGGAACTAGGCCTTTCGCTGCTTAATGGCTACGGCATTACCGAGTGCTCGCCCGGGATATCAGGCGTGCGGTCGGAGTCGCCGCGGGCTGACCACGCTGTCGGCACCGTGCTGCCTGACGTCGAAGCCAGGCTGGTCGGTCGTGATGGCAAGATGGTCGCCAACGGCGAGGTGGGTGAACTGCATGTTCGAGGTCCGAACGTGATGCGCGGCTATTACCGCGCACCTGACCTCACCGCAAAAGCGATCGACCCCGAGGGCTGGTTCAATACCGGAGATCTCGCTCGCTTCGAGGGCGAGGCGCTCTACATCGTGGGGCGCACCAAAGAGATGATTATTCGTTCGGGCTTTAACGTCTATCCCGCGGAGATCGAGGCCGTCCTTAGCACCCATGATGCGGTGGTGCAGTGCGCCGTGGTCGGGCGGCAGGTCGAGGGGAACGAGGAGGTCGTGGCCTTCGTCCAGTTGATCAAGGGCTCGACTGCGACCGCGCAAGATTTGCTGGCGCATGTTGCTCCCCAGCTCACCTCTTACAAGCGCCCGTCGGAAATCATCCTGCTCGACGCGCTTCCGGCGACATCCACCGGAAAGATCCTGAAGCATAAATTGGCGGAACAGTTGCGCAGCAGCTAAGGCGGCGCACCCGCCAACAACGTTTGCAGAACTCAGCGGAGAACATCATGCAGAAGAGAAACGCCACGGTGGCCGTGATCGGCGCAGGGGACTATATCGGCGGTGAGATTGCCAAGAAATTCGCTGCCGAAGGCTTTACGGTGTTTGCGGGCCGCCGCAATGGCGACAAGCTCGCGCCGCTGGTCAAGGAGATCGAGGCGGCCGGCGGTGAAATCCACGCCCGCTCGCTCGATGCTCGCAAGGAGGAGGAGATCATCTCCTTCCTCAATGACGCCGACAAGCACGCGCCGCTGGAAGTCTGCATCTTCAATATCGGCGCCAACGTCAACTTTCCGATCCTGGAGACGACCGAGCGGGTATTCCGCAAGGTCTGGGAAATGGCGTGCTATTCCGGCTTCCTGGCTGGTCGCGAAGCGGCGCGACTGATGCTGCCGCGCGGTGGCGGCAACATCTTCTTCACCGGTGCGACCGCGTCCTTGCGCGGTGGCAGCGGCTACGCTGCCTTTGCCAGCGCCAAGTTCGGTCTGCGCGCGGTGGCACAGGCGATGGCGCGTGAATTGGGGCCGAAGAACATCCACGTCGCCCATCTCATCATCGATTCCGGCGTCGATACCGAATGGGTGCGGCAGCGCCGTGCCGAGGCTTTGGGTCCCGACGCCCTCGACAATCCCAATCTCCTGATGCCGCCGTCCTCTGTCGCGACGTCCTACTGGCAGCTCTATCTGCAACCGAAGAGTGCCTGGACCTTCGAGCTGGAAATTCGTCCCTTCGGCGAGAAGTGGTAGGAGCCGGTCCAATGGAGCTCGCGTTATCACCGGAAGATGCAGAATTTCGCGACGAGGTGCGCGCCTTCATCGCCGCGAACTACCCGGCCGAGATGCGGGTTCCCAATCCGGAGACCGATCTTTCCAAGGAGCAGATGCTGCTCTGGCATCGCATCCTGAACAAGAAGGGCTGGATCGCGCCGCTCTGGCCTAAGGAATATGGCGGACCCGGCTGGTCGATCACGCGCCGCTTCATCTTCGAGCAGGAGACGTCCTGCGCCGGGACGATGCCACCGCTGGCCTTCAGCGTCACGATGGTCGGCCCTGTCATCTACACGTTCGGCAACGAGGCGCAGAAGAAGAAGTTTCTGCCGCGCATTCTCTCGGGCGAGGACTGGTGGTGCCAGGGCTATTCCGAGCCGGGCTCCGGATCTGACCTAGCCACTGTCCGCACCAAGGCCGTGCGTGACGGCGACCATTATATCGTCAACGGTCACAAGACTTGGACCACGCTGGCCCAGCACGCGGACTGGATCTTTTGCCTGGTGCGGACCGATCCAACCGCCAAGCCGCAGTCCGGTATCTCATTCCTGCTGATCGACATGAAATCGCCAGGTGTAACGGTACGGCCGATCATCACCATCGACGGCTCTCATGAGGTCAACGACGTCTTCCTGGAAGACGTTCGTGTTCCCGCCGAGAACCTGATCGGCGAGGAGAACAAGGGCTGGACTTACGCCAAATTCCTGCTCGGCAATGAGCGCACCAGCATGGCTGGCATCGGCCGCTCGACGCGCTACCTCGCGAAGCTCAAGAAGATCGTCAAGGCGGAGATTCCGGACGACGATCCGGCGTATCTCGAATTCATCAAGGAGATTGCCCGCATCGAGCTCGACGTGCTGGCACTGGAAGCCACCGAGCTGCGGGTCGTGGCGCAGATGGCGCGCGGCATCGATCCGGGGCCGGCGGCCTCGCTGTTCAAGATCCGCGGCACCGAGATATTCCAACAGATCACGGAGCTGACGCATCGTGCGATCGGCAATTATGGCCTCGCCATCCGCGAGCATCCGGTCAGCGCGAACCACTTCATGCCGGGGCCGGACTATGGCCACACGGCGTCGGAAAAGTACCTGAACTCGCGCAAGCTCAGCATCTACGGCGGATCGAACGAGATCCAACGCAACATCATCGCCAAGGCCGTGCTCGGTCTCTAGCAACAGCGCCATAAGAGGATCGGATGGATATCCAATTCACGGAAGAGCAGGAATTGCTGCGATCCAGCCTTCAGCGACTGCTGCGCGACCAGTATGATTTCGACGCGCGTCGCAAGATCGTCGCAAGCGAAGAAGGCCTCAGCCGCAAGCAATGGGCTGATTTCGCCGAGCTCGGCCTGTTTGCGGCAGCGTTTTCAGAGGACGCCGGTGGCCTTGGCGGCGGGCCGTTGTCCACCATGATCATCATGCAGGAGTTCGGTCGCCACCTCGTTGTCGAGCCGTTCGTGGAA
Encoded proteins:
- a CDS encoding class I adenylate-forming enzyme family protein — encoded protein: MASTQTTSAIPETLPNRIHEVMDRYVDATPDKLALVDDKASLTYRALDRTVAGVVEALGALGVRPGDRMLIVSENSIPLASLILAASRLNVWATVANPRLSARELDQIRDHSGARRVFLTADVSQEAAAHATRLNASVQDVGPLKGIGVTALNETTLPEPVEADAAKQVAVLIYTSGTTGTPKGVMLTHRNLLFSARGTAIWRKMTAADVQYCVLPISHIVGISLLTMTLMVGATVRLVAKYDPAALVKAMADEGITILNGVPATYQRLIEYRRNAGLPKLDRGALRLIAVAGAPLDLDLKSRVEQELGLSLLNGYGITECSPGISGVRSESPRADHAVGTVLPDVEARLVGRDGKMVANGEVGELHVRGPNVMRGYYRAPDLTAKAIDPEGWFNTGDLARFEGEALYIVGRTKEMIIRSGFNVYPAEIEAVLSTHDAVVQCAVVGRQVEGNEEVVAFVQLIKGSTATAQDLLAHVAPQLTSYKRPSEIILLDALPATSTGKILKHKLAEQLRSS
- a CDS encoding SDR family oxidoreductase, which translates into the protein MQKRNATVAVIGAGDYIGGEIAKKFAAEGFTVFAGRRNGDKLAPLVKEIEAAGGEIHARSLDARKEEEIISFLNDADKHAPLEVCIFNIGANVNFPILETTERVFRKVWEMACYSGFLAGREAARLMLPRGGGNIFFTGATASLRGGSGYAAFASAKFGLRAVAQAMARELGPKNIHVAHLIIDSGVDTEWVRQRRAEALGPDALDNPNLLMPPSSVATSYWQLYLQPKSAWTFELEIRPFGEKW
- a CDS encoding acyl-CoA dehydrogenase family protein; translated protein: MELALSPEDAEFRDEVRAFIAANYPAEMRVPNPETDLSKEQMLLWHRILNKKGWIAPLWPKEYGGPGWSITRRFIFEQETSCAGTMPPLAFSVTMVGPVIYTFGNEAQKKKFLPRILSGEDWWCQGYSEPGSGSDLATVRTKAVRDGDHYIVNGHKTWTTLAQHADWIFCLVRTDPTAKPQSGISFLLIDMKSPGVTVRPIITIDGSHEVNDVFLEDVRVPAENLIGEENKGWTYAKFLLGNERTSMAGIGRSTRYLAKLKKIVKAEIPDDDPAYLEFIKEIARIELDVLALEATELRVVAQMARGIDPGPAASLFKIRGTEIFQQITELTHRAIGNYGLAIREHPVSANHFMPGPDYGHTASEKYLNSRKLSIYGGSNEIQRNIIAKAVLGL